A window of the Lactuca sativa cultivar Salinas chromosome 5, Lsat_Salinas_v11, whole genome shotgun sequence genome harbors these coding sequences:
- the LOC111891722 gene encoding zinc finger protein GIS2-like, with protein sequence MTCVKCGRSGHYANECTFDKMVCYEYNEEGHFKQDCPKRKGAKKPNVPLEHYGRCYEGVTCFKCGKTRHYVNDCTSNKRLCYGCRDMGHMSKDFAKKNESVNVLKPKARAFQMILDEAGDNERDRE encoded by the coding sequence ATGACTTGTGTCAAGTGTGGAAGATCTGGTCATTACGCCAATGAGTGTACATTCGACAAAATGGTGTGTTACGAATataatgaggaagggcacttcaagcaagactgcccaaagaggAAAGGAGCTAAAAAGCCAAATGTACCACTGGAGCACTATGGGAGATGCTACGAAGGagtaacttgtttcaagtgtgggaagactAGGCATTACGTTAATGATTGTACATCCAACAAAAGGTTATGTTACGGATGTAGGGACATGGGGCATATGTCAAAAGATTTCGCGAAGAAAAACGAATCAGTAAATGTGCtaaaaccaaaggcaagagcattccaaatgatccttgatgaagcaggtgACAATGAAAGGGATCGGGAATAA